A single genomic interval of Ictalurus furcatus strain D&B chromosome 20, Billie_1.0, whole genome shotgun sequence harbors:
- the mrps22 gene encoding 28S ribosomal protein S22, mitochondrial, which yields MAALSAALRLFRSCHGMRNVDFDARTVLRGVKRLSGSLSSVDITDGVRKVQFLDAEVQDILTRIRGLDLSKVFSPVKQELKPPKYKLLTDVQLEEAVQKAEEQAQRLLKMPPVLPERQPIEDVLCEDNILEGMDTAKYVFTDITYNIPHRERFIVVREPSGVLRKASWEERDRLIQVYFPREGRKLKTPPVFKEENLKVVFGQNRHEEVLNYCLVQFEPDSADFKRVHTLTYEDIEKHGKYELLRSTCLFGGLVWHLVSSRRTDGLLLDMLQRERLQDAVNLVHLFNLVHPQSDVALQSKQATGIDLLKVYADCESQKPAIKLALQSYEQAMAANSA from the exons ATGGCTGCGCTCAGTGCTGCACTGCGTTTATTTCGTTCTTGTCATGGAATGAGAAATGTGGATTTTGATGCTAGAACCGTTTTACGTGGTGTTAAGCGGTTGTCTGGTAGTTTATCATCAGTGGACA TCACTGATGGGGTCAGAAAAGTTCAGTTCCTGGATGCTGAGGTTCAGGACATTTTGACGAGAATCAGAGGTTTGGATTTGAGTAAAGTGTTTAGTCCGGTTAAACAGGAGCTAAAACCGCCAAAGTATAAACTTCTGACTGACGTTCAGTTAGAGGAG gcagtgCAGAAGGCTGAGGAACAGGCCCAGAGGTTGCTGAAGATGCCCCCAGTTCTACCAGAAAGGCAACCAATCGAGGATGTCCTGTGTGAGGATAATATACTGGAGGGCATGGACACGGCCAAATACGTCTTCACTGACATCACCTACAACATCCCACACCGA GAGCGGTTTATTGTGGTGAGAGAGCCGAGTGGGGTGCTGCGTAAAGCATCATGGGAAGAAAGAGACCGACTCATACAGGTTTACTTCCCCAGGGAGGGCCGCAAGCTCAAAACACCGCCTGTCTTCAAAGAGGAAAACCTAAAG GTCGTGTTCGGCCAAAACAGACACGAGGAGGTTCTGAACTACTGCCTGGTCCAGTTTGAACCCGACTCTGCAGATTTCAAGCGG GTACACACGCTGACCTACGAGGACATTGAGAAACACGGGAAATATGAGCTTCTCAGATCCACGTGTTTATTTGGAGGTCTTGTTTGGCACCTCGTCAGCAGCCGCAGGACAGACGGATTGTTGCTGGACATGCTACAGAGAGAGCG GCTACAGGATGCAGTGAATTTGGTGCATCTGTTTAATCTGGTGCATCCTCAGAGTGATGTGGCGTTACAGAGCAAACAAGCCACAGGCATCGACCTGCTCAAG GTCTACGCTGATTGTGAGTCTCAGAAGCCTGCAATAAAGTTGGCTTTGCAGTCGTATGAACAGGCGATGGCAGCGAACTCTGCTTAA